In Acinetobacter sp. TGL-Y2, a genomic segment contains:
- a CDS encoding ComF family protein, translated as MLKILKEMCQSSVQHLFPCQLCGIDHAQSHSLCADCWNQLPWLKARIVRHERSIQIALHYDFPIDRIIQKYKYEQDLHYQTLLAQSLLTLRFSKVQAIVPMPISNERLAERGYNQMLIIAKLVSKQLGIPVWQPVIRAAQHSQKGLSRVERMATIETQFQIIRAERRKFKKVLMIDDVVTTGSSMHALAQALEKLGCQQIEMACIAAAEQ; from the coding sequence ATGCTAAAAATATTAAAAGAAATGTGTCAGAGCAGCGTGCAACACTTATTTCCCTGCCAGCTCTGCGGCATCGATCATGCGCAATCACATTCACTCTGCGCAGATTGCTGGAATCAACTCCCTTGGCTCAAAGCACGTATTGTTCGGCATGAGCGATCCATTCAAATTGCCTTACATTATGACTTCCCCATCGACCGAATCATTCAGAAATATAAATATGAACAAGACTTGCATTATCAAACCCTTCTAGCCCAGAGCTTACTGACGCTCCGCTTCTCAAAAGTTCAAGCCATTGTCCCAATGCCTATCTCAAATGAACGCTTGGCTGAGCGGGGTTACAACCAAATGTTGATTATTGCGAAGCTAGTGTCTAAACAACTGGGCATTCCCGTTTGGCAACCAGTGATTCGTGCCGCACAACATTCACAAAAAGGACTCTCTCGGGTTGAGCGCATGGCGACGATTGAAACGCAATTTCAAATTATTCGGGCTGAGCGACGCAAGTTCAAAAAGGTACTGATGATTGATGACGTCGTGACTACAGGAAGCTCCATGCACGCCTTGGCACAAGCTTTAGAAAAACTGGGTTGTCAACAGATTGAAATGGCGTGTATTGCAGCAGCTGAGCAATAG
- a CDS encoding NUDIX hydrolase: MKTITVAAAIIQNEQHQLLLVRKQNTAFFMQVGGKLEANELPEHTMLREIEEEIGAKATIQQFIGRFETPAANEADHLLVSYVYQVKLAQAPQIHAEIAEMKWIDLDAEHTLLAPLTTQVVIPWCQQALQKSSPDEEKAAV; encoded by the coding sequence ATGAAAACCATTACTGTCGCAGCGGCGATTATTCAAAATGAACAGCATCAATTATTGTTGGTGCGTAAGCAAAATACGGCATTTTTTATGCAGGTCGGCGGTAAGCTCGAGGCAAATGAATTGCCTGAGCACACCATGCTGCGTGAAATCGAAGAAGAAATTGGCGCGAAAGCTACAATTCAGCAATTCATTGGGCGTTTTGAAACGCCTGCTGCCAATGAAGCCGATCATCTATTGGTCAGCTATGTCTATCAAGTCAAACTTGCACAAGCACCTCAAATTCATGCCGAAATCGCTGAAATGAAATGGATTGATCTCGATGCTGAGCATACTTTATTAGCGCCTTTAACCACTCAAGTGGTGATTCCTTGGTGCCAACAGGCATTGCAAAAATCAAGTCCAGATGAAGAGAAAGCAGCAGTTTGA
- a CDS encoding TIGR00730 family Rossman fold protein has translation MKSIAIFCGSTLGSDAIFAETARQTGQLVAEQGKTLVYGGGRSGLMGIVADSALNAGGQVIGVIPQGLVDRELAHPHLTELHIVKNMHERKTMMADLSDGFIALPGGAGTIEEIFEQWTWAQLGIHLKPCAFLNVEGFYDHLLQFIQLTTEKGFTRSRFTDALIHSESIESILDTFENFKAPEPKWGVKDREQLVKIDS, from the coding sequence TCGCAGAAACAGCACGTCAGACCGGTCAATTGGTCGCTGAGCAAGGCAAAACCTTGGTTTATGGCGGCGGTCGTTCAGGCTTGATGGGCATTGTTGCAGACAGTGCGTTAAATGCAGGCGGGCAGGTGATTGGGGTCATTCCACAAGGTTTGGTGGATCGTGAATTGGCGCATCCGCATTTAACTGAGCTGCATATCGTGAAAAATATGCATGAGCGTAAAACCATGATGGCAGATTTATCTGACGGTTTTATTGCACTGCCGGGTGGGGCAGGTACGATTGAAGAGATTTTTGAACAATGGACCTGGGCGCAGTTGGGTATTCATTTGAAACCTTGTGCATTTTTAAATGTCGAAGGTTTTTATGATCATTTACTTCAGTTTATTCAGCTTACAACTGAGAAAGGATTTACCCGCAGTCGTTTTACAGATGCCTTGATCCATTCCGAGTCGATTGAATCCATCTTAGATACATTTGAAAACTTTAAAGCGCCTGAACCCAAATGGGGCGTCAAAGATCGTGAGCAATTGGTGAAAATAGATTCATGA